One region of Centropristis striata isolate RG_2023a ecotype Rhode Island chromosome 3, C.striata_1.0, whole genome shotgun sequence genomic DNA includes:
- the LOC131968710 gene encoding keratin, type II cytoskeletal 8-like — protein MSVRALKTTTYSTVSSSKGPSQGFSSRSFSGYGGRSSVGSGRQSYAVRSSYGGLGSSGAAVGAGGFKVAGGYIAGGSSQRGGGVEFGYVGFGGGMAGGMANEVVTPITAVTVNKSLLAPLNLEIDPTIQAVRTQEKEQIKTLNNRFASFIDKVRFLEQQNKMLETKWKLVQEQTTSRSNVDAMFEAYISNLRKQLDNLGHEKVKLESDLHHMTGLVEDFKNKYEDEINKRNECENSFVLLKKDTDAAYMIKVELEAKLDGLSDEIEFLRQLYDTEINELQSQIKDTSVVVEMDNSRDLDMDAIVAEVRAQYEDIANRSRAEAESWYQTKYAEMQQSAGKYGDDLKSTKAEISEMNRRIMRLQSEIDMVKAQRNSLEAQIAEAEERGEMAVKDAKLRIRDLEEALQRAKQDMALQVRQYQELMNVKLALDIEIATYRKLLEGEEYRLATGIKTNISKQTSVNYNAYGLESSRTPSYVSCSFGGASASASSGTSAIARSGPAVDLEGTTVKSTTITKTETVVIKTEEKKEEKEEEEKKEEEQVAVDEPAVEEKKEEQEQVEAEAVAEE, from the exons ATGTCTGTCAGAGCCTTGAAGACCACCACCTACTCCACTGTGTCCTCCTCTAAGGGCCCATCCCAAGGCTTCAGCAGCCGCTCCTTCTCCGGCTACGGGGGGCGTAGTAGTGTGGGCAGTGGCAGGCAGAGCTACGCTGTCCGCAGCTCCTATGGGGGCTTGGGCAGCAGTGGTGCTGCTGTAGGTGCTGGGGGGTTTAAAGTGGCCGGTGGGTATATTGCCGGGGGGTCTTCACAAAGAGGAGGCGGAGTAGAGTTTGGCTATGTGGGCTTCGGTGGAGGTATGGCAGGTGGCATGGCCAATGAAGTGGTGACCCCTATCACAGCTGTAACTGTGAACAAGAGCCTGCTGGCCCCCCTGAACCTGGAGATTGACCCCACCATCCAGGCGGTCCGCACCCAGGAGAAGGAGCAGATCAAGACCCTGAACAACCGCTTTGCTTCCTTCATTGACAAG GTACGCTTCCTAGAGCAGCAGAACAAAATGCTTGAGACCAAGTGGAAACTTGTGCAGGAACAGACCACATCTCGCTCCAACGTCGATGCCATGTTCGAAGCCTACATCAGCAACCTGCGTAAGCAGCTCGACAACTTGGGCCACGAGAAAGTCAAACTTGAGTCCGACCTGCATCACATGACGGGGCTGGTTGAGGACTTCAAAAACAA GTATGAGGATGAGATCAACAAGCGCAATGAGTGTGAGAACAGCTTTGTCCTCCTAAAGAAG GACACTGACGCTGCCTACATGATCAAAGTGGAGCTGGAAGCCAAACTGGATGGGCTCTCTGATGAGATTGAGTTCCTGAGGCAGCTCTATGATACA GAAATCAACGAGCTACAGTCCCAGATCAAGGACACGTCTGTTGTGGTGGAGATGGACAACAGCCGTGACCTTGACATGGACGCCATTGTTGCTGAAGTGCGTGCCCAGTACGAAGACATCGCCAACCGTAGCAGAGCCGAGGCAGAGTCATGGTATCAGACAAAG TATGCAGAGATGCAGCAGTCAGCAGGAAAATATGGGGATGACCTGAAGTCAACCAAGGCTGAGATCTCTGAAATGAACCGCAGAATAATGAGGCTCCAGTCTGAAATTGACATGGTCAAAGCACAG CGAAACAGTTTGGAAGCTCAGATCGCAGAGGCTGAGGAGCGTGGTGAGATGGCAGTGAAGGACGCTAAACTCCGCATCAGAGATTTGGAAGAAGCTCTGCAGAGAGCCAAGCAGGACATGGCCCTTCAGGTCCGGCAGTATCAGGAACTGATGAATGTGAAGCTGGCTCTGGACATTGAGATCGCCACCTACAGGAAGCTGCTGGAAGGAGAGGAGTACAG GTTGGCAACTGGGATCAAGACCAATATCTCCAAACAGACCT CTGTGAACTACAATGCCTACGGCCTGGAGAGCTCCAGAACCCCGTCCTACGTCAGCTGCTCCTTCGGTGGAGCCAGTGCCAGTGCCAGTTCCGGCACCAGTGCCATTGCCAGGAGTGGTCCTGCTGTTGACCTCGAGGGAACAACAGTTAAGAGCACCACAATCACCAAGACAGAAACCGTGGTGATCAAGACcgaggagaaaaaggaggagaaggaggaggaggagaagaaggaagaggagcaggTAGCAGTAGATGAGCCAGCTGttgaggagaagaaggaggagcaggagcaggtggAGGCTGAAGCTGTGGCTGAGGAGTGA